In Pirellulales bacterium, the following are encoded in one genomic region:
- a CDS encoding PQQ-binding-like beta-propeller repeat protein — MKIFRRTAASIAVLIAVSVALSAALAATVAVAADWPQWRGPQRDGISQETGLLQEWPKDGPKLLWQIKDAGSGFSTPSVVGDRLYFLGNKGLDDEFVAARAIKDGSPIWSVTIGKVGNPKQRPSYPGARSTPTVDGELLFALGSDGNLVCLEAASGKVRWKKDLRTDFGGEPGRWAYAESPLVDGDKVVCTPGGSEATIVALNKDTGDVIWKCPIPGGDQAAYSSIVASDAGGVKQYVQFLGKGVVGVDAKTGKFLWRYDNTAKGSPANIPTPLAESNFVYSATGKGGGGLVKIESDAGALKAAQEYFSPKLPTAIGGVVKVGDYLYGTNSQALECVEFKTGKIVWSERGIGAASILSADHRLYLHGENGDVALVDASPDGYKERGRFTPPDRPEGGPGKAWAYPVVANGRLYIRDLDMLWCFDIAAK, encoded by the coding sequence ATGAAGATCTTCCGCCGTACCGCCGCATCGATTGCTGTGTTGATCGCAGTTTCGGTCGCCCTCAGCGCGGCATTGGCGGCGACGGTCGCCGTCGCCGCCGATTGGCCGCAATGGCGCGGGCCGCAGCGAGATGGCATTTCGCAGGAAACCGGGCTGTTGCAGGAATGGCCGAAGGATGGGCCCAAATTGCTCTGGCAGATCAAGGACGCCGGCTCGGGCTTCTCGACGCCATCGGTCGTTGGTGATCGGCTCTATTTCCTCGGTAACAAGGGGTTGGACGACGAATTCGTCGCCGCACGCGCCATCAAAGACGGCAGCCCGATTTGGTCGGTGACGATCGGCAAGGTCGGCAATCCGAAACAACGGCCCTCATATCCCGGCGCCCGTTCGACGCCCACGGTCGATGGCGAATTGCTCTTTGCGCTCGGCTCCGACGGCAATTTGGTTTGTCTCGAAGCGGCATCGGGCAAGGTGCGATGGAAGAAAGATCTCCGCACCGATTTCGGCGGCGAGCCGGGCCGTTGGGCCTATGCCGAGTCGCCGCTGGTGGATGGCGACAAAGTCGTTTGCACTCCGGGCGGGTCGGAAGCGACGATCGTCGCGCTCAACAAAGACACCGGCGACGTGATCTGGAAATGCCCGATTCCCGGCGGCGATCAGGCGGCTTATTCTTCGATCGTCGCCAGCGATGCCGGCGGTGTGAAGCAATATGTTCAATTCCTTGGAAAAGGCGTCGTCGGCGTCGATGCGAAAACGGGCAAATTCCTGTGGCGATACGACAACACCGCCAAGGGCAGCCCAGCCAATATTCCCACTCCGCTGGCCGAGAGCAATTTCGTCTACAGCGCGACGGGCAAGGGGGGCGGCGGGCTGGTGAAGATCGAGTCCGACGCCGGAGCTCTCAAGGCCGCGCAGGAATATTTTTCGCCCAAGCTGCCCACCGCCATCGGCGGCGTGGTGAAAGTCGGCGATTATCTCTATGGCACCAATAGCCAGGCGCTGGAGTGCGTCGAGTTCAAGACGGGAAAAATCGTTTGGTCGGAACGCGGCATCGGGGCGGCGTCGATCCTATCTGCCGACCATCGGCTCTATCTGCACGGCGAGAATGGCGACGTGGCCTTGGTCGATGCCTCGCCCGACGGTTACAAGGAACGCGGCCGATTCACGCCCCCCGACAGGCCCGAAGGCGGCCCTGGCAAGGCTTGGGCGTATCCGGTCGTCGCGAATGGCCGGCTTTACATCCGCGATCTCGATATGCTGTGGTGCTTCGACATCGCGGCAAAATAA